GACGAACTGCGCCGCACCTTGCCGATACACAAGGACATGGCCGAAGCCATCGCCGCCCGGGATGCCGCGCGGGGTGTCTGGGCCTGCATGACCCTGATCGATAACGCGGACCTGGCGATCAAACGCTACTACCCGCAGGTCATGGCCGATAAAAAAACCGGCTGACAACGACGATCCCCTGTAGGAGCGAGCCTGCTCGCGATGAGGCCGGTACATGCAGTACAGATGTCGACTGACCCATCGCAATCGCGAGCAGGCTCGCTCCCACAAAAAAACAAAAACAAGAACAACGCAGGAGGTTTCATGACGTGGACCGCAGTCACCGAACACCGGGCCCGGCTGGGCGAAGGCCCGTTCTGGGATGCGCCGACCCAGGCGCTCTACTGGGTGGACATCGCCGGCAAGCAAGCGCTGCGGTTGATCGGCGCCAACGTACAAATCTGGCAGATGCCCGAGCACGTCTCGGCCTTCATCCCCTGCGCCAGTGGCGATGCATTGGTGACCTTGAGCAGCGGCGTCTATCGCCTGGATCTTGACTCACCGGGGCTGGAACCGCGCCTGACCCTGTTCTGCGTGGCCGACCCGCAACCGGGCAACCGCGGCAACGAAGCCCGTTGCGATGCCCAGGGCCGGCTCTGGCTCGGCACCATGCAGAACAATATCGGGGAGAAGGGCGAGGACCTGCCCATTGAGCGGCGCTCCGGCGGGCTGTTCCGCATCGATCGTGATGCGCGAGTCACTCCGCTGCTGCGCGGCCTCGGCATCCCCAATACCTTGCTGTGGAGCGATGACGCCACCACCGTGTATTTCGGCGACAGCCTCGACGGAACGCTGTATCGGCATTTCATCCGCACCGACGGCAATCTGGAGCCTGCACAAACCTTCTTTGGCCCGCATGGTCGCGGTGGCCCGGACGGTTCGGCGATGGATGCCGAAGGCTATATCTGGAATGCCCGCTGGGACGGCAATTGCCTGCTCAGGTTGACGCCCGGCGGTCAGGTTGATCGGGTGATCGAACTGCCGGTCAGGCGTCCGACCAGTTGTGTGTTCGGCGATGCCGACCTGAAAACCCTGTACATCACCAGTGCCGCCAGCCCGCTTGGGCATCCACTGGACGGGGCGGTGTTGTCGATCCGGGTCGATGTGCCCGGCAAGCTGTGTACGCGCTTTGCTGGATAAATCCCAAAATATGGGATGTAAAATTATATATTGAGATTGTTTGGGTGCCGGGTTTATAGTCGGCACCATCGTTCCACGATGCACTCACACTTAAAAAAACAAGACAGGTGAAGTGATGCAGCGATATCCCCTCGAACTCCCCGCCGGAGTCAGTGTTTCAGACCGTCCCCGTGCTGAAACGTTTGCGCGTCTATCTGTTTTCCTTCCAACACTTTTCAACCGAAATCGGTCAGTGAAGCACCACGACTGAATGACCGGCGTTTCAGGCGTATTGCCGCGCTTGAAATCCAATCATCATACGATATGACTATTGGCAACAGGGTTACACAGAACGCTTTCAAAGAATGCTCAAAAAAATAACAAGGAGTCAGCTTATGAATCGTCGTCATGCCATCCGTTCCCTGTGCGGCGCCGCTCTGGCGGTTAGCGCGCTCAGCCTCAGCAGCACGCTGTTTGCCGCCGAGGAAGTGAAGATCGGTTTCCTGGTCAAGCAGGCTGAAGAACCCTGGTTCCAGACCGAATGGGCCTTCGCCGAAAAGGCCGGCAAGGAAAAGGGTTTCACCCTGATCAAGATCGCCGTGCCTGACGGCGAGAAAACCCTTTCGGCCATCGACAGCCTGGCGGCCAACGGCGCCAAGGGTTTCGTGATCTGCCCGCCGGACGTCTCCCTGGGCCCGGCGATCATGGCCAAGGCCAAGCTCAACGGCTTGAAAGTGATTGCCGTCGACGACCGTTTCGTCGACGCCAGCGGCAAGTTCATGGAAGACGTGCCGTACCTGGGAATGGCCGCGTTCGAGGTGGGCCAGAAACAGGGCAACGCCATGGCGGCCGAGGCGAAAAAGCGCGGTTGGGATTGGAAAGACACCTATGCGGTGATCAACACCTACAACGAACTCGATACCGGCAAGAAGCGCACCGACGGCTCGGTCAAGGCGCTGGAAGAGGCCGGCATGCCGAAGGATCACATCCTGTTCTCTGCCCTGAAAACCCTCGATGTGCCGGGCAGCATGGACGCCACCAACTCCGCACTGGTGAAACTGCCGGGCGCGGCGAAGAACCTGATCATCGGCGGCATGAACGACAACACCGTACTCGGTGGCGTACGGGCCACCGAGAGCGCCGGATTCGCAGCCGCGAACGTGATCGGTATCGGCATCAACGGCACCGACGCCATTGGCGAACTGAAAAAAGCCGACAGCGGTTTCCACGGCTCGATGCTGCCCAGCCCGCACATCGAGGGCTACAACACCGCGAGCATGATGTACGAGTGGGTCACCACCGGCAAAGAGCCGGCGAAATACACCGCCATGGACGACGTGACACTGATCACCCGCGACAACTTCAAGCAGGAACTGGAAAAAATCGGCCTGTGGAACTGACGGCCGGTTGATTTCATCGGCGGCCCCGGCAGCGGGGCACGCCTGATCTGTGTGACGAGGTAGTTATGGCGCAAACACAATTACAACAACAGACCGGTTTCCCATCGGGAGGCAGCTTGCGATTCAACGGGATCGGCAAGACCTTTCCCGGCGTGAA
This genomic interval from Pseudomonas putida contains the following:
- a CDS encoding substrate-binding domain-containing protein, giving the protein MNRRHAIRSLCGAALAVSALSLSSTLFAAEEVKIGFLVKQAEEPWFQTEWAFAEKAGKEKGFTLIKIAVPDGEKTLSAIDSLAANGAKGFVICPPDVSLGPAIMAKAKLNGLKVIAVDDRFVDASGKFMEDVPYLGMAAFEVGQKQGNAMAAEAKKRGWDWKDTYAVINTYNELDTGKKRTDGSVKALEEAGMPKDHILFSALKTLDVPGSMDATNSALVKLPGAAKNLIIGGMNDNTVLGGVRATESAGFAAANVIGIGINGTDAIGELKKADSGFHGSMLPSPHIEGYNTASMMYEWVTTGKEPAKYTAMDDVTLITRDNFKQELEKIGLWN
- a CDS encoding SMP-30/gluconolactonase/LRE family protein; this translates as MTWTAVTEHRARLGEGPFWDAPTQALYWVDIAGKQALRLIGANVQIWQMPEHVSAFIPCASGDALVTLSSGVYRLDLDSPGLEPRLTLFCVADPQPGNRGNEARCDAQGRLWLGTMQNNIGEKGEDLPIERRSGGLFRIDRDARVTPLLRGLGIPNTLLWSDDATTVYFGDSLDGTLYRHFIRTDGNLEPAQTFFGPHGRGGPDGSAMDAEGYIWNARWDGNCLLRLTPGGQVDRVIELPVRRPTSCVFGDADLKTLYITSAASPLGHPLDGAVLSIRVDVPGKLCTRFAG